The genomic interval GCCGGTTTCCAGCACATAGCCGCGGTGAGCCAGCTTGAGGGCCATGTGCGCGTTTTGCTCCACGAGCAGGATGGTGGTGCCCTGCGCGTTGATCTCCTGCAGGATGGCGAAGATCTGCTGCACCAGGATCGGAGCCAGGCCCATCGATGGCTCGTCCAAGAGCATCAGCTTGCCGCCGGTAACCAGCGCCCGCCCAACGGCCAGCATCTGCTGTTCACCGCCGGAGAGCGTATCGCCAAGCTGGTTGCGGCGCTCACCCAGGCGTTCGAAAATCTCAAAGACGCGCCGGATGCGGCGATCCAGTTCGCTGCCGGAGAGTTGAAACCCGGCCAGACGCAGGTTCTCATAAACGGTCAGGTTGCCAAAGATTCGCCGCCCTTCAGGGACAAGAGCCAGCCCGCGCTGTACCACCCGGTGTGCTTCCAGGTGGGTGATGTCCTCGCCCTCGTAGATCACCTGGCCCTGGCGCGGGGAAAGCAAACCGGCGATCGTGTTGAGGATGGTGGATTTGCCCGCCCCGTTAGCGCCAATGAGGGTGACGATCTCGCCCTCCTCAACGTCGAACGATACCCCGTGAACAGCCTGGATGTTACCGTAGGAGACGAAGAGATCCCTGACACTCAGCAGCATCAGACCTTTTCTCCTTGCTCGCCCAGGTAGGCTTCAATCACCCGGGGGTCGTTCTGAATCTCGTCCGGCGTGCCTTCGGCAATGGTGACGCCGAAATCGATGACCTTGATCCGCTCGCAGATGTTCATCACCAGGCGCATCTGGTGTTCGATCAGCCAGATGGTCAGCTTGAACTCGTCGCGGATCCAGTGGATGAAGTCCATCAACTCGCCGATTTCCTGGGGGTTCATACCCGCCGCCGGCTCATCCAGCAACAGCAGCTTGGGTCGGGAGGCCAGGGCGCGCACGATCTCGACGCGGCGTTGCATGCCATACGGCAGACTGCTGGCCAGATCGTCCGCATGCCCTTCCAGGCGGAAGAGCCGCAGCAATGCCATTGCCTGATCCCGGAATTCCTGTTCCTGGCGACGGTAGCGCGGCGTCTGCAGGAAGGCGTCGGCCAGGCGGTAAGTGATCCGGTGATGGTTGGCCACCAGGATGTTATCCAGCACGCTCATCTGGTTCCACAGGCGGATGGTCTGGAAGGTGCGGCTGATGCCCAGCGCATTGATGGCATGGGGGGGCATGCCGACCAGGTCCTGGCCGTTGAACAGGATGCGCCCTCTGGAGGGCCGGTAGGCGCCGGTGACCAGGTTGAAGACGGTGGTCTTGCCCGCCCCGTTGGGGCCGATCAGGCCGATCAACTCACCTTCTTCCAGCTGCAGGTTGAAGTCGCCGACCGCCCGTAGACCGCCGAAGTAGTGTGTGAGATCCTCAATCTGTAGCAGTGGCATCGCGCGCCTCCTTGACCGGAGCGACCGGAGCAGAGCCTTCCTGCCGCAGGCCCAGGTTGAGCCTGACCTCGCGGAAGCCGAACAGACCCTGCGGGCGGAAGAGCATCAGAGTGATCAGGATCAGGGGGACGACAACCCACTTGAGGACGGCCAGCGGACGCAGCGCCTCGATCAGCACCGTGAAAATCGCTGCGGCGACGATCGATCCGCTGATGCTGCCCATGCCGCCCAGGTAGACCATCACCAGCGCCTCGGTGGATTTGAGGATGCCAAAGTTGCCGGGGTTGACATACGCCAGGTAATGGGCGAACAGGCCGCCCGCGACGCCGGCAATAAACGACGATACCAGGAAGGCCACCAGCTTCAGGTGGCGGGTATTGACGCCCATCAGGCTTGCCGAGATTTCGTCCTCCCGGATGGCGATGATCCCTTTGCCCAGCGTGGACTTGACCAGGTTGTGAATGGCGATCACGGAAAGGAGGGCGAACAGGAAGATCCAGGTCAGGTTGGTCCACAGCGGGACGCCGTTTAGCCCGCGCGCGCCGCCGATCGCTTCCATATTATTGATCACGCCCTGGACAATGAAGTTGACCGCCAGCGTCACGATAGCCAGGTAGTCGCCGCGTGTCTTGAAGGAAGGGAAGGCGACCAGCAGCCCGACCAGCGCTGCCGCCATCCCTCCCGCAAGCAGGGCCAGGATGAAACCGAACGGCATCCCCCATTCCGCCGGCAGTACCGCCGGCCCGAAGACACGCTCATCCGTGAAGAGCCACATGGTCAGGATGGCGGAGACATAAGCGCCAACCGCCATGAAGCCAGCATGGCCGACCGAGAACTCGCCCATGTAGCCGTTGACCAGGTTGAGGCTGATGGCCAGCATGATGTTGATGCCCATGTAGATCAGGATCAACTCGCGGCTGCCGCCATCAGCGCCCCAGAGCATGACGATGACATAAAGGGCAGCAATGTGCAGGAACAGACCCAGCCAGCGGGGGATGCTCTGCAGGAAGCGGGCGATGGGTCGCCGCAGCAACAGGGCTATCAGGATTGTGGGGATGATCAGCATCACCACGTCGTAGATCGTCACGCGGATCAGGACGTCAAAGAAGCCCGGCTCGCGCGGCCCCTGGTAGAACAGAGCTTTGACGAATGTGCTCAGCAGATCGCCGATGGCCTGGCCGGATTGTTGCAGTGGAGCCTCGACCGTCATAGTCGGCGAAGGGAAAAATAGAGCCAGGATGCTGGAGAAATCCAGCTTGGAAAACGGCTCAAAGATATCCACCAGGCCAAAGAACTTGGGGATCTTGCGGAAGCCGAGCACGCCGGCAAACGCATCCCCCAGCCCTTCTTCCAGGAAGCGGATGCCTCCGACATCCCTGGCGACGTTGCGCAGCCCGTTTTCCAGGATCACCGCCGCCAGGAAGCCCACCTGAAAGGCGAATACGGTTGTGTCACGCAGCCGCTCCCGGAGCGGGGCAATCAGCCGGGCCAGCCTTCCGCGAAGTTCGCGCATGGACACACCCTCCTATACTTTCTGGCGGCGGGCCACGCCGAACAGGCCGGTGGGCCGGACGACCAGGATGAGCAGCAGCAGGGCAAAGGCGATCGGATCGCGCCAGGTAGAGGAAATGCCAAATGGTTCCCCCAGAGCGACGACAAAGATCTCCACAAAGCCCAGCAGCAACCCTCCCACAAAGGCCCCACGGATGTCCCCGATGCCGCCGACTACCGCGGCGATGAACGCCTTCCAGCCCACCCGCAGGCCCATGTACGGGTTGAGGACGGGGAAGGCAACGCCCCACAGGATGCCACCAGCGGCGCCCAGGCCCGTGCCGAGCATGAAGGTCAGCGAGATGATCTGATCCTGGGAGACGCCCATCAGCGGCACGGCGAATTTGTCGTAGGAAATGGCCCGCATGGCCATACCCCACTTGGTGCGTTGCACGATCAGGTACAGGCCCAGGAAGAGCAGCAGGGCCAGCACGATGATGATGATCTTGACGTTGGTGATGCTGAAGCCGCCGATGGTGTACACCTCCGACACAATGAAGTTCTGGGGGTAGTTGCGCGGGTCGGCGCCGGTCAGGGCCAGCATGCCATTTTCCAGCAGCAGCCCGACGCCTAGGGCGGTGATCACGACCGACAGGCGCGACGCCCGGCGCAGGGGCTTGTAGGCCACGCGCTCAATGGTAACGCCCAGCAGCGCGGTCAGCACCATGGACAGGATCAGGGTCGGGATGAACGGCAGCTTCAACACCATCGAGCCGAAGACGCCGAGGAATGCCCCGAACATGAAGATGTCGCCGTGCGCGAAGTTGATGAGCAGCAGCACGCCATAGACCATCGAGTAACCCAGGGCGACCAGGGCATAGAGGCTGCCCAGCTGGAGGGCGTTGACGAACTGCTGAAGCAAAAAGGTCAGGTCCATCGCGATTCTCCGGTTGGCTGGATGTGCCGCGGCGATCAGAAGCCGGCCACCGCCTAGCGGCGCTGCCGGAACGGAAGACGAGCGCCCCACCAGGCAGCGGGGCGCTCGCCGTGAGTGGCCGTTACGAGCTGGTTTCTACCGTCTCAGGTGGGAAGCCAGCCGGGCAGGCGGTGTCGTAGTAGGTGAAGGCGCCATCCTTGATCTGGATGATCACCGCGCACTTGATCGGATCGCCCTGCTCGTCGAAGCTCATCAGGCCGGTGACGCCCTCAAACAGTTCGATGGAGGCCAGGGCTTCACGCACGTCCTCGCGCTCCAGCGACTGGGCGTTAGTGATGGCCATAAAGAGCATCTGGAAGGCGTCATAGGTCAGCGCGGCCACGTCATCCGGCTTGGCACCGTACAGCTCTTCGTAGCGGCTGATGAAAGCCTGGGCGACATCGGTGGCGATGTCCGGCGCGTAATGGGTGCTGAAGAACAGCCCCTCACAGGCTTCGCCGCACAGCGTGAGCAGGTCGGGCGTGCCCCAGCTGTCGCTGCCGACGATCGGGCCTTCATAGCCCAGCTGGCGGGCCTGCTGGACGATCAGCGGCACCTCGTTGTAGTACTGCGGGGTGAAGATCACATCCGGGTTGGCGCGGATGATGTTGGTGAGCTGCGAGCTGAAGTCCGTGTCGCCAGTGGTGAAGCTCTCAAAAGCGACGATTTCGATCCCGGCCTCAACTGCCGCATCGCGGAAGTTCTCTGCCAGACCCTTGGGGTAGTCGCTGGCGATGTCATAGAGCACGGCGGCCGTCTTGGCCTCGAACTCCTTGGAGACAAAACCAGCTACCACCGGCCCCTGGAAGGGGTCAAGGAAGGCAGCGCGGAAGACCCAGGGCCGATCCAGGGTGGTGTTGGGGTTGGTCGACCACGGGCTGATCATCGGCGTCTCACGGTCATTGGCCACCTGGCCGGCGGGCACGGCTTCCACGCTGGCCTGCGGGCCGATGATGGCCAGCACCTCTTCATCGACGATCAGACGGGTAGCGGCGGCTACCGCCGACTCGCCCTTAGATTCGCTGTCTTCCACAAGAATGACTACTTCGTAGTTTTCGTCATTGATCTTCAGGCCGCAGGCGGCGTTGATCTCATCTACCACCATTTCGGCTGCTTCAACGGTGCTCTGCCCCACTTTGGGCCGGTCGCCCGTCAGCGAGGCAATCACCCCAATAACCACTTCGCCAACAAAATTACACTCCTCCTGGGCCGCCAGAGGCAGGCCGCCGAAAGCGGTGACGACCACCGCTACCAACAGAGCAAGGGTGACGAGACGCTTGGGCATAGTGTTTTCTTCTCCCTTCTGCTGGTGTTTGTAATGCTTGATCTATTTGACTGCGGTGAAGCGCATTCAGTTACCCTGACAAAAGCAATAGGCAATCTCCTTTGCCGAGCACGGCGCAAAGACCTCAACTGGGGCAGGTCGCAGGCGGAAGCAAGGCCAGAACAAGAGCGCCAGACTCCGCACCGCGAACGGCCCTTGAACGGATCGGAAATGGATCGCCCTGCCGCCCCGGAGAACCGGTGTCCGGCAAGTAGGCTGGAGCGTCCCGCTCATGACAGGACAGGCGGGCATCCATTTCCTGCAGTTTTGGCTATGCTTAGTGTACAGGAATTTTGTGTGCGTCAAAACGGGTTTTGCCGGTTCCGGCGGGGTGATGATCGCTTTGCATGCCGTATTCTACTACCGGGCAGGTGGGACATTATGCCTGAATCAACGTTCTTTTCACCGTCTATAGCAGCTCCGCTAACTTTCATCGAGGTCGATCTGGATGCTATTGTGCGTAATCTGCGGGCGATCAAAGCCCATATTGACCCATCGGTACAGATTGTCGCCGTCGTCAAGGCCAATGCCTACGGGCATGGTGCGGTGGCGGTGGCGCGGGCGGCACTGTTCGCCGGGGCATCGTGTCTGGCCGTCGCCCGGGTGATGGAAGGGGTGCAATTGCGCCAGGAAGGCATTACCGCCCCGATCCTGGTGCTGGGTTACACCATGCCCGCCGAGGCAATCGTCGGCGTGGATCATAATCTGACTTTGACCGTCACCGAGGCGCATATCGCCGAACAGGTATCGGCGCGGGCGGTCGCCAGCGGGCGGTTGGCCGCCGTGCATGTCAAAGTCGATACAGGCATGGGGCGTTTTGGCCTGTTGCCGGAAGAGGTGGTTCCTTTTTTGCGGCGGCTCGCCGCTCTGCCCGGCCTGCGGCTGCAAGGCATCTTCACCCACTTTGCGGCGGCGGATGCCGCCGACCAGACGTATACGCGTCGTCAGTTTGCCGTGTTCCAGGAGGTGCTGCAGGCGGCTCAGGCGGCGGGGATCGCCTTCCCGTTGCGACATGCTGCCAACAGCGCCGCCGCGTTGAGCCTGCCGGAAACACACCTGGACGCTGTACGGATCGGCCTTGCCATGTACGGTTTGCGCCCCTCCGCTGAAGTGGAGCCGCCCGTTGCTCTGCAGCCGGTGCTGACGCTCCACAGCCATGTAGCCCGCGTGCGCGTCCTGCCAGCGGGCGCGAGCATCGGCTATGGCTGCGCGTATACCACGCCGCGCGCGATGCCGGTGGCCCTGGTTCCTGTTGGTTACGGGGATGGGTATCACCGCGTTCTTTCCAACCGGGGTAGTGTCCTGATCAATGGCTGCCGCTGCCCGATCCTGGGGCGGGTGAGCATGGATCAGATCGTGGTCGATGTCTCGGAAGCCGGGGCAGTGGCGGTTGAAGATGAAGTGGTGTTGATCGGGCAACAGGGCGCGGCCCGCATCGACGCGGAAGAGGTGGCGCAATTGGCGGACACGATCAACTACGAGGTCGTGACGGCGCTGACCGCCCGTGTGCCGCGCCTGTACCGGACGGACGATCCGGCGCTGCGGGCCGCGCTGGGGCGGTAGGGGCGGGCGACGGGGCTGCGAGCGGCAGGTGAAAACAGGCAGAGATATATTCCGATAATTCCGACCATTAAACTTATGTGACATTTGTCACAAGCTTTCTGTGAAATTCCTCACACGGCAGCGCCCAAAAACTATTCGACAATCCGAATATCCGATTATGTGAACAAGAGCCAGGGGGTAGCCTATGGATTCCCAGCTGGTGCAGGAAGTTGAATTGCTTTACAGGCAGGTGTGCCATGCCATGGGCGACCCCAAGCGTCTGATGATCCTGTACGCGCTGGCTGGTGGGCAGCGACGTTATGTCAGCGAGCTGGCCGAGGAGCTGGGCATGCCCCAGCCGACCGTCTCCCGTCACCTCAAAATCCTGCGCGATCGATGCCTGGTCACGGCTACCCGCGACGGTGCAACGGTGTATTACACCCTCAAGGATGAGCGCATCATTCAGGCGTTGGATCTGCTGCGGGCCATGCTACGCGATCGCCTGGCCGAGCAGGCGCAACTGGCTGAGTTCAACGCGCTCAGTGCCGGGCTGGATAACACCTGACCTTTCGCTGTTTCAGGGCCATAGATAAGGAGTCAATTTATGAGAAGAGCGAAGCCGTTGATATGGCTCCTGCTCTTGACGGGGGGGATGGCGCTGATCACGCTGACGCTGCTGGTCACAGCAGCCCCGGCT from Anaerolineae bacterium carries:
- a CDS encoding ABC transporter ATP-binding protein; translation: MLLSVRDLFVSYGNIQAVHGVSFDVEEGEIVTLIGANGAGKSTILNTIAGLLSPRQGQVIYEGEDITHLEAHRVVQRGLALVPEGRRIFGNLTVYENLRLAGFQLSGSELDRRIRRVFEIFERLGERRNQLGDTLSGGEQQMLAVGRALVTGGKLMLLDEPSMGLAPILVQQIFAILQEINAQGTTILLVEQNAHMALKLAHRGYVLETGSIVLAGTSAELAANPEVQKAYLGG
- a CDS encoding ABC transporter ATP-binding protein produces the protein MPLLQIEDLTHYFGGLRAVGDFNLQLEEGELIGLIGPNGAGKTTVFNLVTGAYRPSRGRILFNGQDLVGMPPHAINALGISRTFQTIRLWNQMSVLDNILVANHHRITYRLADAFLQTPRYRRQEQEFRDQAMALLRLFRLEGHADDLASSLPYGMQRRVEIVRALASRPKLLLLDEPAAGMNPQEIGELMDFIHWIRDEFKLTIWLIEHQMRLVMNICERIKVIDFGVTIAEGTPDEIQNDPRVIEAYLGEQGEKV
- a CDS encoding branched-chain amino acid ABC transporter permease → MLIIPTILIALLLRRPIARFLQSIPRWLGLFLHIAALYVIVMLWGADGGSRELILIYMGINIMLAISLNLVNGYMGEFSVGHAGFMAVGAYVSAILTMWLFTDERVFGPAVLPAEWGMPFGFILALLAGGMAAALVGLLVAFPSFKTRGDYLAIVTLAVNFIVQGVINNMEAIGGARGLNGVPLWTNLTWIFLFALLSVIAIHNLVKSTLGKGIIAIREDEISASLMGVNTRHLKLVAFLVSSFIAGVAGGLFAHYLAYVNPGNFGILKSTEALVMVYLGGMGSISGSIVAAAIFTVLIEALRPLAVLKWVVVPLILITLMLFRPQGLFGFREVRLNLGLRQEGSAPVAPVKEARDATATD
- a CDS encoding branched-chain amino acid ABC transporter permease, whose product is MDLTFLLQQFVNALQLGSLYALVALGYSMVYGVLLLINFAHGDIFMFGAFLGVFGSMVLKLPFIPTLILSMVLTALLGVTIERVAYKPLRRASRLSVVITALGVGLLLENGMLALTGADPRNYPQNFIVSEVYTIGGFSITNVKIIIIVLALLLFLGLYLIVQRTKWGMAMRAISYDKFAVPLMGVSQDQIISLTFMLGTGLGAAGGILWGVAFPVLNPYMGLRVGWKAFIAAVVGGIGDIRGAFVGGLLLGFVEIFVVALGEPFGISSTWRDPIAFALLLLILVVRPTGLFGVARRQKV
- a CDS encoding ABC transporter substrate-binding protein, with translation MPKRLVTLALLVAVVVTAFGGLPLAAQEECNFVGEVVIGVIASLTGDRPKVGQSTVEAAEMVVDEINAACGLKINDENYEVVILVEDSESKGESAVAAATRLIVDEEVLAIIGPQASVEAVPAGQVANDRETPMISPWSTNPNTTLDRPWVFRAAFLDPFQGPVVAGFVSKEFEAKTAAVLYDIASDYPKGLAENFRDAAVEAGIEIVAFESFTTGDTDFSSQLTNIIRANPDVIFTPQYYNEVPLIVQQARQLGYEGPIVGSDSWGTPDLLTLCGEACEGLFFSTHYAPDIATDVAQAFISRYEELYGAKPDDVAALTYDAFQMLFMAITNAQSLEREDVREALASIELFEGVTGLMSFDEQGDPIKCAVIIQIKDGAFTYYDTACPAGFPPETVETSS
- the alr gene encoding alanine racemase, whose product is MPESTFFSPSIAAPLTFIEVDLDAIVRNLRAIKAHIDPSVQIVAVVKANAYGHGAVAVARAALFAGASCLAVARVMEGVQLRQEGITAPILVLGYTMPAEAIVGVDHNLTLTVTEAHIAEQVSARAVASGRLAAVHVKVDTGMGRFGLLPEEVVPFLRRLAALPGLRLQGIFTHFAAADAADQTYTRRQFAVFQEVLQAAQAAGIAFPLRHAANSAAALSLPETHLDAVRIGLAMYGLRPSAEVEPPVALQPVLTLHSHVARVRVLPAGASIGYGCAYTTPRAMPVALVPVGYGDGYHRVLSNRGSVLINGCRCPILGRVSMDQIVVDVSEAGAVAVEDEVVLIGQQGAARIDAEEVAQLADTINYEVVTALTARVPRLYRTDDPALRAALGR
- a CDS encoding winged helix-turn-helix transcriptional regulator; this encodes MDSQLVQEVELLYRQVCHAMGDPKRLMILYALAGGQRRYVSELAEELGMPQPTVSRHLKILRDRCLVTATRDGATVYYTLKDERIIQALDLLRAMLRDRLAEQAQLAEFNALSAGLDNT